ttgtaaattttggaatttgaatttaaaatttaaaattgagctaaaattgtgatctaattagtgaatttgaaattatttaccttatttggTTCTAAGGGCAAATTGGACTATTAAAAAAAGCAAATTgaccgcaattaacaagaaaatatgcGCAAACTAGATCtaatttttatataacaaaaaggacTTGAATCGAATTAACTCATTTCTTTATAACATATCTTCAAAGCAGCAAATTTTGCTACTGACTCCTTGGCAGCTGCGGGACATTATCATGATATCTCTAGGTGGAACCCCAATCCTTTCCTCTTTCTGCCTCAACTGCTCTCTGATTTGATCAGTTGGAGGGAGGATGTGCAAGGAGATTTTGTTAATTTGTAGCACTTGTTTTATTTgttatgaaaaaagaaaagaaaaaggagatgaCACCTTATTATCACTTGACCAGAAGTAAAGAGGGGATCACAGGAATAGAAataaagtgtgtgtgtgtgaagttTCCCATTTCTGGTGATGTAGAGTGGCACGTGAGGATCGACGCAGATGGAAGAGAAAGTTAATAAAGATATCATTAGTCCACTTCGATCCTGCTCTGACTTTTATTTGCAGATCTTTTTTGGTTGATCATTGAAAGCTAAAGTTAATAAAAAGGCCAGATGAGTCAGCAAGGTAGCTAGATCGATCATGAATAtgaatgtgtaataaattaaacAGGAAATATAGACTTGTTAGTTCCTCTGAAGCTAGTCTTAAGTGAGCATGTGATACacgtatgtatgtatatataaatatggTCTATGACAAACAGTATAATTTGAAAAGTTGAGTAGCTAGGAAGAGGAGAAGATCGAGAGAGAAGGAGATGGGAAGGCCTCCTTGCTGTGAGAAGGTTGGCATCAAGAAAGGTCCATGGACACCTGAAGAGGATATCATTCTTGTTTCTTACATCCAAGAACATGGTCCAGGCAATTGGAGAGCAGTGCCAGCCAACACTGGTAATTTAATTATCTTCTAAATTAATATTGTTGTACGTAATTAAATTTTTGGGATGTCGTTCTTGAAGTTTAATTTGCTGCTGTCATGGTCGGATCAAATCGAAAGGGTTGTTGAGGTGCAGCAAGAGTTGCAGGCTTAGATGGACTAACTATCTCAGACCTGGAATCAAGAGAGGGAACTTCACACCTCATGAAGAAGGGATGATAATTCATTTGCAAGCTTTATTGGGTAACAAGTAATCACCAATCTTCAAAATGCTACTCTTACAATTATATCTGAATTATATGCTATTCTTCACTTAATTTCAATCAAGTTTTCTATATATCTTACTAAATATCAATTTAATAATTATGACATATAGATGGGCAGCTATAGCTTCTTACCTCCCACAAAGAACAGACAATGATATAAAGAATTACTGGAACACCCACTTGAAGAAGAAGCTCAAGAAGATTCAGTCAGCTGTTGATCATCATCAGCAGCAGCAACCTCAGGCTCAAAATAATATATTGGGATCATCTATATCAGACTCGACAACAAGTAATTCTACTCATCATCAATATCCTCACAGGAATAATGTCAATGACATCACAAGCCATGCCTCGACAACAACTCTCAGTCTCAGGTCCATAAAccagtcctcctcctcctcctccggtgGTATATATGCCTCCAGCACCGAGAACATTTCGCGACTTCTTGAAGGATGGATGAGAACCTCGCCAAAGAGTACTTACGCTAACCTTGTAACCAAACCATCTCATGATcgtgaagaaaacccaaaagGTGGCCAAGACCAAGATGAAGGCTGTGATCATGATCTTTTATCTCATGAAGCATTCCAATCGATTTTGTCCTTCGACAACTTGAATAATGTTAATGCTGCTTCCTGGGACAGGTCTAGTACTACTAATTGTGATTCTAGTTCTATCAAGCAGGTGTCTCAAACCCAATGTAGTACTGCAGCTGCCATTGCAAATGAGAAGGATAAGCACATTATTAGAGCCTGTGAAAGCACGAACACTCCTCCATTATCATTTCTTGAGAAATGGCTTCTGGATGAAAGTGCTGCTGGACAAGTACTAGAGGATCGAATGATGGAATTGTCTCCAATTTCCCTGGTGTGAACTAACCTACCCATGGTCTGAACTCAGTCAAAAAAGAAGTGTTCAATTGATCTCTTTAGGGTTTTTAGTGTTTAATTTCTGCTGAGCTTTCAAGAAGTTGAAATCTCTTAATTAATTTGCTAATTTGTAACCTTGTTCAAACTGAATGGAATATTTCAAGTAAGCTCCACCATTTTTCTTTAGTTAATACTGCTATTCCAGCTTACAAGTACAGTAATTGCTCCATGGTAATTGAATATTATAAAATCCTACATTCCAATATACCAATTTCTTCTCCAATCCGCGCTTAGACATCTATCTCATGTAGATCTCGACTCCAAAACGATAGGCTAATTAATTGTAAagatttttacaatttttttttatcacataaaCAACTCATATGCAACGATTAGTATTTCATGAGTTCGTCCCACTTATAAAGAGAAAATTTataccactagaccaaatggtactggacACCTGCTTTCTTTTTAATGAGATATATCcacttatattttattttctaaaattgaTTATTTTTCGTTCTTTTGATACCTTAGAGAGAATCAAACTCTCCTAACTCGATCCTCACCCTCCTTCATAATTTGAGCTAACCGCAGGTACGTCAACTCCGCCAAGGCCTATTTGTGATATTTCATTTTAACTTGATTCCtttaatacctttttttttttttttaataaaaggcCGGTGCGGTTGCTCTCAAGTCTTAATTGGTTAATGAAACTGCTTAATACAAGGGGGGAATATTAAGCCTAAACCCatatattacaataagcatatagAGAACGTCCGAAAATAATATCAAAAGTCTCTACCAAATACATGTATTCAAccaggcaccaactagcaaagagtgttcTACCGGCTCCTCCATTTGCTTTGGCATAGCAATGACATAACGAAAAGTTAACTCGATTACAACGAAGCAAAATTACCAaaagcacagctttcctactatgttgccaccggagGATAAATCCGACGTCGCTTAGTTTCACCTTGTCACTAGGTGTAGTGACCATTTGACAAAACAAGAAACTCGCCGCATACCTAGGGTAGACAAGGCACTTTAAGTGAACACATAGACATAGAGCCC
Above is a genomic segment from Rosa chinensis cultivar Old Blush chromosome 3, RchiOBHm-V2, whole genome shotgun sequence containing:
- the LOC112193465 gene encoding transcription factor MYB60 translates to MGRPPCCEKVGIKKGPWTPEEDIILVSYIQEHGPGNWRAVPANTGLLRCSKSCRLRWTNYLRPGIKRGNFTPHEEGMIIHLQALLGNKWAAIASYLPQRTDNDIKNYWNTHLKKKLKKIQSAVDHHQQQQPQAQNNILGSSISDSTTSNSTHHQYPHRNNVNDITSHASTTTLSLRSINQSSSSSSGGIYASSTENISRLLEGWMRTSPKSTYANLVTKPSHDREENPKGGQDQDEGCDHDLLSHEAFQSILSFDNLNNVNAASWDRSSTTNCDSSSIKQVSQTQCSTAAAIANEKDKHIIRACESTNTPPLSFLEKWLLDESAAGQVLEDRMMELSPISLV